The Bifidobacterium asteroides genomic interval AGTTCCGGCCCGGAGCGATGGTGGTCAGCCCCATCATCTGCAGGCTGAAGGCCGCCCAGTAACTGACTCCCAGGATCAGTCCCGGCACCAGGGTATGTATGGCCCCGGTTCTGCGCAGCCTGGGCAGCAAAAAGGGTGTCATGATCACGATGGCGCAGAGGATGCGAATGCCCATCAGCCAGCGCACGGTCAGGGTCTCCATGGCAACCTTTTCGAAGGTGTATCCGGCTCCCCAGGCGGCCGCAGCCATCAGCAGCATCAGGCGGGCCAGCCAGGTGGAGGGTTTCCAAGACGAAGAGGGTGCGAAGGTAGACATGTTTCGACTCTAATCGTTCCCGCCCACAAGTGAGAATAGATTCGCAGCGTAAAAAAACGAGTGGTTCAAACTTGTTTGCTTTTTCCAAACCAACCCCTGTTTGTCGGCGTTCGGCTTCAGGCAAGCGGGGTCTGCCTTGCGGACATCTCCGATATCATTGAAGAACGGTGATAACGGCGGCCATGGGTCCTTGGCCGACGGGGTAAGGAGTGTGTGCCAGGATGATCAGAATCGCAGTGGTGGATGATGATTCCATCAGCTGTCGGACCATGGTCAATTACCTGAGCCGCTACCGCAAGGAACGTCAGGAAGAACTGACGGTCAGCGTCTTCACCGATGGCAAGGCTTTTGCGGATGGCTATCGACCCGTCTATGACATCCTCCTTCTGGACATTCAGATGACCCCCATGGACGGAATCGAAGTGGCCCGCAGGGTAAGAGCCCGTGACGAGTCGGTGGTCATCGTTTTCATCACCTCCGCCCCCCAGTACGCCATCAACGGCTATGAGGTGGGCGCTCTCTCCTACCTGCTCAAGCCCCTGCCCTGGTTCGCCTTCTCCCAGGAGCTGGACCGATCCATCGCCCAGGTGCGCGGTCGCGTGGACCTGTCCATCCTGATCACCGAGGGTGCCCGATCCACCAGGATCCCCCTCAAGGACATCGTCTTCATCGAATCCGTCCGCCACAGCAGCGTCATCCACACCTTGGATTCCTCACTGACCACGAACAGCACGCTGAAAAGCCTGGAGGGCCAGCTGGACCAGCGAGGGTTCTTCCGCTCCAACTCCTGTTACCTGGTCAACCTAGCCCATGTGATGGGCATGGAGGACCAGGACTGCATCATGTCTACCGGCCAGCGGCTGCGGGTCAGCCGACCCCGCAAGAACGGCCTTCATGACGGCTCTGACCGCCTATGTGGCAGGTCGGCCATGACCAGCACCCACATCCTCAATGCCCTGCCCGACATCCCCCGACTCTATACAGCCATCAGCGAGTGGCTGGGTTGCCTGGTCTATCTATTGGCTATTGGGGCAAGGACCTCACGCCTAAGAATGGTGGCTGTGCTTCTGCCCGGTCTGGCTGTGCTCATCGGGGTCCAATATTGGGCCGGCACCCTGCCTATCGCCTTCTGGATCATCAGCATGTGCCTGGCCGTGGCCTGCATGTATGCCATCATCATGCTGGCTTCGGGGTTGAGGGCGCTGGACGGGGCCTATCTGCTGGCCCGTGCCTTCGTCCTGGCCGAGCTGGTTGCCTCCCTGCACTGGCAGCTGGACTCCTTCATGCGTCCTTCCAGCCACAGCCTGTACGACCCGGCCTCCTTGATCCTGCTGGTGCTGATTTATGGCGGTGTAGGACTGCTGGCCTGGGTGGCGGAACGGCGCAACTTCGCCGATGCCCAGCCTTCTGTGCCAGGACGCAGCGTCTTCATAGCCGCAGTCATCGCTGTGGTTACCTTCGCCATGTCCAACCTGAGTTTCGTTTCCACCAACACCCCCTTCTCCGGTCGGGTCGGCCTGGAGGTCTTCTACATCCGTACCCTGGTGGACCTGTGCGGCTTCGCCATGCTCTACGCCCAGCAGGAACAGCTGCGGGAGAGCCATACCAGCGCCGAGCTGGCCTCCATCAACGCCCGGGCTTACAGCCAGCATCGGGAGTACATGCGGTCCAAGGAAAATCTGGAGGCCATGGGCAGGCTCGCCCACGACCTCAAGCATCAGATCGCCGCCCTGCGCTCGCAGATGGACCCTGAGCGCAAGTCCCAGGATTTCGAGGAGCTGGAGGCTGCAGTCGGACGGTATGGGTCGCAGCAGCACACCGGCAACCCCATCCTGGACGTGGTCATGTCAACCAAGGAGCGCATATGCTCCGAAGAGGGGATCACCCTGACCATGGTGGCCGACGGCTCCCTCTTGGAGGGGATGTCTCCAATGGACATCTCCACCCTCTTCGGCAACGCCTTGGACAACGCCATTGAGGCTTTGAGGAAGGTCAAGGAATCCGACCGCCGCCTGATCAA includes:
- a CDS encoding sensor histidine kinase; this translates as MTSTHILNALPDIPRLYTAISEWLGCLVYLLAIGARTSRLRMVAVLLPGLAVLIGVQYWAGTLPIAFWIISMCLAVACMYAIIMLASGLRALDGAYLLARAFVLAELVASLHWQLDSFMRPSSHSLYDPASLILLVLIYGGVGLLAWVAERRNFADAQPSVPGRSVFIAAVIAVVTFAMSNLSFVSTNTPFSGRVGLEVFYIRTLVDLCGFAMLYAQQEQLRESHTSAELASINARAYSQHREYMRSKENLEAMGRLAHDLKHQIAALRSQMDPERKSQDFEELEAAVGRYGSQQHTGNPILDVVMSTKERICSEEGITLTMVADGSLLEGMSPMDISTLFGNALDNAIEALRKVKESDRRLIKVALYARGQFVVIRIENYFVSPLNWKGNGELATTKTRTEDGLHGYGVKSIRHIAHRYQGEMTLRTEHHWFSLCVLLPRVGDQLKPMAASAAL